The stretch of DNA AGTATTACATACTGCAATTCCCCTTCTCACTTTATTCAAACAAATCAACATTTTATCAAGAACAGTCTCTTCTATAGATAGCTTTCGTAAACGCCACTTAGTTTTATTCAGATCTAACGACGCCTTAATCAATTTAATTaccttgttttctttgaatgcGTCATAATCgtatttcaaatttttcaagatttctAATTCCCAATATAACTTCCATTTCTCAAACCGAACAAACCATTCTACATCACCTTCAATTAGTACAGCGTCTGTAATAAAGCAGTCTAGTTGCTCTTTCAATGTATTGTATCTTACCTTCAGGTTAAAGATGTCCTTTGAGTCGAAGTTACTATTGGCTATGATATCATAGCAATTAACAAAACTGTCATTTCCATCAAAAGTAATTATTGCAGGTGTAGTCGTGGTATAATTACCATGTATTATGTAATCATTCTGTGTTACTGGTGCTGATAGTTGTGAGCTATACAAAATTACCGGCTCCTCCCTAATCGAAGAGTTCAAAAGgaacttgaagaagaatttatcttttttgaaaatatctTCCACTGACACAGAAACTTGTAAATAGCACTCAACATGGACTCTTTTAATCTCGCTAAAGGAACCTTggtcattttttttgtcgaAGGAAGTTTTGATCAATAAATCAAAAGCAGTTGTTTGATCCATCAAATAGTATTCTAGcctaatattttcaaatgaGTTAGTAAATTTTTTCGTTACTAGGGTTTCATTCATGGAGAAACTTACTGGTACATTTTTTATGTGTCCAGCATTCTTTTGTACCTCAACCTCTACTTGCAACGATTCTAAATCATCTATGTGTACGCTTGTCAATTCAAGAGCATATTCTCCCAAGTTCAAGTTATGCGCCTGATTCACCAGAATCTTCGTACTTTCCTTGCAATAAATTTCTGGTACTACAAtgatttcatcttcagtTTCTGAGAAATCCTTTACGAAAGTAATTCCTCCAACAATAATTTCGAAAGACAGCGGAAAAAAATCACCGTACATGATATTCTTACACTCCAGTATTAGTTTGTTCTTAGCtttcatcaaagaaaaatcacCAGCTTCAAAAACTATTACTTCTCCACTCATATTTTTTAAGGAAAATCTCATATTCTTTGTAATAATGTCTTCAGGAAATCCATTACTTGTCAAGTTGACCTCGATACCGTAAACATTGGCTCTCATTAGATGAACTTTAGGATTTATGCTTACTTCAAATAGCCCATCTAAGGAATAAATCAGAttgatactttttttcatctgcAAATCGATGAGCTTTTTCCACCAAGTTTCCTTGTCATTAGTATCTTTGCACAACTTCAGTATATTGAGAAATGCGTTACTTAAAACGGCTGTTGCAGAAATTGATTCTCCATCTATTTCCAAGACACCTAGCTCAGGGCAGTGGCTTAAGGAATCAATGAAAACTTGCAATATTTTTAAACCAATATTATTCCAATTCGTATGAGTATAGTATTCATAACACGAAAGGAAGAGTGAGACAGCTTCCTCATACCTCTCTCCCTGATAGTAAAGCAGTCCAATCTCAATGGATAAAATATCTACTATTCTCCGACGCTTCCCTCCACATTTGTTAAAAAGGGAAAGGATTTCCTTGGTAAGGCTAAGAAAATTTTCCCGAAAGACCATTTCATTGGGAAACGTTTCTTTCAGTAAATCAAATTTATATAATACACCAGTGCTTGGGTAGCATTTATCCATTAATACGTAACCACTCGTCGACATAACACCTTGCACCCAGTTATCGCGTTTCAACATTAATAACTCAGCTCTAATTTCACATAACAAtgtatttgaaatattatGAGATGGAAAATATGATAGCATGGAACTTATAAAATAATGCTTAAATTCCAGTAATCTCACagaatttttatattctatTGAGATTGCTTCAATAAAATTCTTGATTAATTGATACGCACTTACAAACGCGGTCAATGCCTGGTCTTCTAATCTCAAAAGTCTCAACCttctaatgaagaaatacCTATGCAATTGGAACTTATCAAGTGTGCCTTCAATTATTATGGAGCCTAAAGATTCATCTGATTTAGAAGATGATTCAAACGGTATCTGAAGATTTCCATCCGGCATATTCATATTTCTGTGAagtatttctttcttaattttttgtaattcGAGGCTCGCATCCTCCAAGACGTTGAACACAACATATAACTCATacaatttttctcttgttaGAAGCTGTTCCTCAAaattatttccttttcgtAAATTAGCCAGCAAATTTTGCAGATGCTTCAATCGTTGTTGAAATATGCTCAGTACCGAAGCCTTTATCTGTTGGCTAAATTGATTCCAAAACTCCTGTCTATCTTTGGAAGATCTATAAACCGATCGAACTTCCAAAGTTTGTATATGTGGAAAATCTTTACCGAACTTCTCCACTAAAGATActgatttgaaaagatttgaGTCCACTAATTCAGAATTGGCATACAACAAAATAATTGGTTTATAAACCATTTTATGTACTGTAGATGAAGATACGGATTCTAGATTTGGTAGCCACTGCCTCACTAGAGGCCGCACTTTGGTCCTATATTGATCAATAGAGATACAATTCACTATAAGGAACCTTATAAACGGTTGTTCATTATCAGATTTATCTGCCTCTCCCCTATTTTCTGGAATCAATTCAATGGGTAGCTTGTTGACCGTTCGTACTGTTCCATCAAATGCTTTCCAATGTATATTGTCTAACGGTAGTATCTGCTGAAATTCAGGCTTTAAACTTTCGAATAAATCAAATGGGTCAAAATAGCTCAGCGGAACCGATCCACAATATGATTCTGAATCCATTTATTATGTTAATATACAAAGATACCTTGATTGGTTGTTTTTATAGCTTCTATATTTCCCCTAGTTTTAGGAACTTCTGATCTACATTCTCTATTAATTTCACGTTCTATCTCTTTTCGCGAGCTGTTGTCAGAAagtgaaaacaaaaaatatgaagtGGAGAGAGAGCCTTTCTGTTGAGATGTAAATTGAACACATTGTAAAGTCATCAACACTTTTAGGTACAGCAAcgaataaagaaagagagaaaatatGCCTGAAAAGGAAGACACGTCTAAATCAACTGCAAATCCACTTAATTTGACAACCCCTAGAAGAAAACTGAAAATACTATCATCTCTCCTTGACGCAAAAGAGTGCCATAGTACGCAGAATCAACACAACTATCCAAGTAGAAATATTAACAAGTATAAGGTAGCAAAGCCTACTCGACAATCACTTTTACGTGAAACAGTTTCGTTCAGGCGAAGCGATCATATTCGTAATAAATCTTTACATGAAGATAGCACAAAGGCATTAGATTGGGTGGGTTCTTTAATCAATAGAGGAAAAAGTATACTTACTACactagaagatgaagatgctTTGTTTGAACGTGAACTGGAGGAAGAAAGACAACGTTTCCAGCTTCATGAGTCCTTAATGAATAAATACACCGAGAGCAGTAAATCTCATCAGCGATTAATCGATCTCAGGAAGCATCAATACGGAACAGatacttcttttcaaaacaatGATGAGATTCCTTTAGATAGTTTCATAAGCTCTCCTTTACCGGAGGCTGACGACAATACACCCTCAAATATCGACTCTGATGCGgatgaagatttgaaagGAAATCAACCTTCAATCAATAGTTTCAGTCTTGGAAGCAGTGAAAGCGATTTTTCTGGAAAGGAAGAGAACACTGACAACCAGAGCGATTCTTCAATAGTGATAATATCAGATcaagaatataaagaagaggaaacaCCCCAAGGTATATCAAGCGAAGATGAATATGATGTTCAAgaggagaagaaaagtagCATGCGGGAAATAGAAAGAGTATCAGAGGATGGTGATGGCATGCAGAATaattatgaaaaagatgaagaagagttgGAAGGTTCAATAGATTTTTCCAAATACATGCAACCGAAGACAGGTAACATCGACAATTCTGTCATTGTAGAAGGTGAATCTTCTCAGCGTCAAAATTGTGAagattattcaaaaaatggcGCATTATATTCCGGTTCAGTGAATATTTCAGTGGAGGATGAATCTGGCGATGAGGAAGATCAAACTGGAAGTTATTCAACAAACGATGAAATTATACACTATCCTaatcaaaaagaactgGATAACAAGAAGCTGATCAACAATAGTCAATCATTAGCAAACGAACAAGAGGATACTGACAATATCACTGAATATGAAAATCCAAGTTTCGAAAATgacatttttattcaaagCGAAAGAGAACAGCAGGAAAGTGACGGACAATCTGAAAACTGTGatattattaatttttccTCAGATGAATACTCTTACCAAAACAATAGTGGAGATGAGTACTCAGAAAAAGCCTTAAAGGATGACGTAGAACCTGTCATAGAAGAAGGAGAGCAACATACTGTCGATAGAAAAGATAATGAGGTAGATGCACATAGCGTCGGAAGTAATCTGCACCAACAAAAGCAAATTATCGAGATTTCACCTAATAACTTGTATGACCTCGCTACCAGAGctattcttcaaatgcAACAAAGTGAAAGTTCGTTTCGTTCTCAgcgagaagaaaaagtgtCCGGATCTGATCAAGAACATTCAGGTAGAGTTGATGTATTGACTACGTCTTCAGAGGACGTGGAAGTGCAACCAACAAGTCAAAAAGTCACTTCATGTTACCCCCGAAATGAAAAGGTGAAAGTTGACCAAGATGGTACTCGTCCGTTTGATGACGTAATGTATGAGAAAACTTCTGAAAAGAGAGTGAATTCAGCCACAGAAGAGAgctcttcatcattatctaCAGATAAAGGGCTTAACAAATCATCGATAGTAACTGAAGACAGTGTTTACTATTCTcttgatgatattgatgtTGTTCCAGAAAATTTGATAGATGCTCCTTTTTTAGAACACCAAGCAGCTTTTGGATATGAAGTAGTGTTTACTGGATCTGTCTATAGTTCTACTTCCTCCGAAGATAATGCGGAGGTCATGCCACAAGAAGTAGATTATGTATCGCCATTTATTAACGACCCATTTTGTTTGTCGAACGACGACTgcgaagaaaataatgaaatattaACCTCAACGTTGGCAGCCCTTACTCCAGCTTTTGATGACAAGGAAGCCAAAGTTAGAGGATCTGGAACTATGCAATCTTGTTCGATATCTAAATCAGAAGGTACAAATATTCTTCCAGCCAGCCGAAAGAGTAAACAAATGAGTGATTCTGATGAGATCACGGAGACCGCTAATTTCAAAGAAGGCAATACACacgatgaaaaagaaaaagatgatgaaatattttccaCTATGGCAATATCCGCCGATAAATCGATTGATGACAACATGGATGAGAAATACTTTTCGGCAGTCAATTATACCAATATTACAGAAGATTCTTCCTTTCAAGAGGTTATCGAACCAGCGACGGATGTGGAAGAAACTTCAAGCCTCTATGTAGAAAGTGCGAACAAAGTAGAAAATTCATCAGGTAATGAAAATGGCgaaaaaaacgaaaatgTTAACACAACTCAGGATAAATTTGTAGCCGATCCACCAGAAAATTACCAACGAAGTGTTAATGGCatcaacttttcttctgttgaGTTAATAACAAAAGATGAGGATCTGGGAGAAGAATTACCCGAGAATAACCCTGCAAATCATGAGGTTCATCCTGGTatggattttgaaaagcaaCATCAAGGGAGAAGTTCTCAGAATAGTTTacatgaagaaaatgatacaAACTTAGAAGATAATCATGAAGTACATGATTCAAGACATGGTCatgatgaagaatatgaGAAGGTTTTCGATGAAAAAGATTTAACGGGTCCAGAATTCGGTCACACTGAAAACAGAAAGGATAGCACAACTATAGGTACGAAGAAAGGTGTTCCTGGATTCATAAAGCGAGAGAAAGAAGCAGCTTATGCTAACtatgaagaagaggtaCTCTCGAAGACAACTAATGCCAGTTCATCTGTAGATATTCATAGTAATAGCGTGCTCaatgaaaactttgatCAAGAGGAAAACCcaaaatatgaagaaattgaagaaaagattatcATTCAAAATGTAAATACAAATGAAGCACAATTTTCTATTATCGAAACGTTTGATGAAGTTGTAACAGAGAATAAAACTAAGAACCTAGAAAAGTCGTGTATTGAAGAAAGACATCATGATGTTCTTTCTGgaacaaaaacaactatttttggaaacaaACATGAAGAAAAACCCAATATGCATAATATAGTGAGCCAATTTCCCCCTGActttgaacaaaaatatgatCGGACAACTGAGCACAATTTTGGAGATTCTACTAAAGATAATGTGGAAATTCCAGTTTCTAATACTGAATCTCATCCTGATGATCGATTGAGGCCTGAATCTAACCACACAAGTGTTTTTTCATCTCCAATTAGGGTTTTTGAAACAGTTGCAAAGGGTGTAGGTAAAGTAGTGGACTTAGCCGAGTCATtcgtgaaaaaaattgatgttATGGATTCTGAgagtgatgatgaaaatgaagaagatttagaaagaaaagtgcCTTCCAATACATCGGATAATATAGAAAGTATAGTTATAAATGAGAGAGACAGcgatgaggatgaagaaagcACTTTCGAAGAAGCTATTCCAAAGATACCCAGTGGCGATAATAATTCTCACGCAATAAGAATTGATGCCGAGAAGAacgataataatgaaagagAATCATGTCTTGGTAGTTATTCAGACGTatctgaaaaagaattaaagGACAAAAGAAGTTTACAGGACTCCAAAGGGTCACCAGCCAATGGTTTACTATTGGAGAAACATGAACAGAATGAAAACCGTAACCAAGAAggagaagatgaagaaccCATATATGGAGAGAAAACATCAGTTAACACCCACGTGAGTGATTTGAATGATATCAAAAGACAAAAGCTTCTCAAGAATTTAAGTGATTTGCAGTATTATTCCCAGAGGCTCACACATGGATTTGGACGAGGCACAACTCAAGAAGAGTCAAAAGTAATAAACACAAGTGCACACCAAGATTTTACTTTTGAGAACTCTGACGAAAATGAATATGCCAGAGTCATCGAAGAAGACAGCGTTTCGGAGTTAGATATTAGTAATCAATTTACTACATATGAAGAACACATACCAAAAAAGCAGGACAAGTCAATAGATGAACTACATTCAGAGCCAGAAGAAGGAGAACTGTTTGTATTGGAAAGTAAGGGCCCTACGCAAAAAGAGACCTTCTGTAAAAGCGATGTTGACGGTGAACAACTTGGAATACCATCTACAGACCTACCGTCTGATCCTCCATCTGATAGAGAAGGGACTGCAGGTTTTTACGCAAACTTAAACTCTGATAATGCAGCTACGGAAATGAATGTGCGGACGTCACCAGAAGTGTATGAAATATTCTCAGACACCCCAAATGAAGCCCCCATAGAAATTGGTGATCAGTCACCCAATAGTGTGTTGGGAAAAGGTAATGCAACTACGATGACACCCGTCTTAGATGGCAAATCAGAAGATACTGTCAACCATGATGTTGTTAATGAGGCAAGTGACAATTTCATTAATATTAAAGTAACTGAAGCTGAAGAGCCTGAAGCTCAAGCAGTGGATATTCCTATTGAGGTAGATGTTAAGGaggaacaagaaaagatgtCGTCAAATTCCAACCTTGATGAACAGAAATTGAACACAGAACAATCCAATGATGTAGAGGAACTAGGGATCAATAGTGCCGAGGAAATTAATCGTAGAGGGGATAAAGTtaaagccaaaaaaaaaagtcgtAAGAGAAACTACAACAACaggagaaggaaaagaaaaatcacAGAGGATAGTCCTGCTACTTCAAATAGCAAAAGACTTAAAAAACATGAGGCCAAAGAACGTGGAAAGAATACACATCGAAGTGCAAACAAATAAACACATACTATGTAGAAGTATATAGATAGTCTTTAATATAATCGCGATGCGTTTATTTAAACGAGCCtcattggaaaaaattcGGCATTAACGCGGAGTTAACGTCAAGTAGCATTGAAGGCAAGAGTATataaagaatgaaaaacgaaaaagCGTAATAATGTGCCcttcaaatcattcaaaCAAATCAATCGGATCACTCAAGAAATGTCAGAATTGAGAGCATTCAGTGCTCCGGGAAAAGCGTTATTGGCCGGTGGATACCTAGTTCTAGATCCAAAATATGAAGCATTTGTGGTCGGATTATCAGCAAGAATGCATGCCGTAGCTCATCCTTATGATTCGTTGCAAGAATCAGACAAGTTTGTAGTGCGCGTGAAAAGCAAGCAGTTTAAAGATGGGGAGTGGCTATACAGTATCAGCCCTAAAACAAACTTCATTCCTGTTTCCGTAAGTGGGTCTAAGAATccttttattgaaaaagttattGCTAATGTATTTAGCTACTTTAAGCCAAGTTTGGATGATTATAGCAGTCGAAACCTGTTCGTCATTGACATTTTCTCCGATGACGCTTACCATTCTCAGGAAGATAGTGTTACCAAACATCACGGCAACAGGAGGTTAAGTTTTCATTCACacagaattgaagaagttcCCAAGACAGGGTTGGGCTCTTCTGCAGGTTTAGTTACAGTCTTAACTACAGCCTTAGCTTCCTTCTTTGTACCGGATCTGGCAGATAATGTGGATAAGTACCGAAAAATGATTCATAATTTATCACAAGTTTCACATTGTCAAGCACAGGGTAAAATTGGAAGCGGATTTGATGTAGCAGCTGCAGCATATGGATCTATTAAATATAGAAGGTTCCCACCAGCATTAATTTCGAATCTGCCAGAAATTGGAACCGTCACTTATGCCGATAAACTGGTTCATTTGGTTGAAGAGGTTGCTTGGAATATAACGATCGAAAATAACCATCTTCCTTCAGGATTAGTTTTATGGATGGGTGATATTAAAAGTGGGTCAGAAACTGTCAAACTTGTCCAgaaggtaaaaaaatggtatgaTACACACACACCAGACAGCTTGGAAGTATATACAGAACTAGACCATGCCAATTCTAGGTTTATGGATGGACTTTCTGAATTAGATCGTTTATATGAATCTCATGACCACTACAGCACTCAGTTATTTGaatctatcaaaagaaatgattctTCCTGTCAAAATTATTCGGAAATCACACATACTAGAGACGCTGTTGCCACAATTAGACATTGCTTCAGAAAAATAACTAAAGAATCTGGGGCTGATATCGAACCACCTATACAAACTAAACTATTGAATGATTGCCAAGCGTTGGAAGGTGTTCTTACATGCTTAATTCCCGGTGCTGGTGGTTATGACGCCATTGCAGTTATTGCTTTGCAAGATGTTGATCTTAAGGCACAAACTGCTGGCGATGAAAGATTTTCCAAAGTCCAATGGTTGGATGTATCTCAAGCCGACTGGGGTGTTagaaaagaggaagatCCGGAAGAATATTTCGATAAGTAACCTTATGTAGTTAGCAGCGTTCAATATGACATTCTCATAAGTCACGTCACTTAAATTTTAGTCATCCAGATTCCAAATATACTTGTAACTATTCTCCTAAGCAGTATCTTCAGTTGCGTTCAAAGCACACGAGAATTACATCATCGGGGTGCTAGAAAAACAAATGGTGTGTCTACATATATACTTACAAGTCactaaaataatatataaagtGTATACTAAATGTTCGCATAGAAATTTACAGTGCACGCAAGCTTTCATATTAAATGATTAAATAGTTTGATAGTTGGAGGGAAATGTTCTTGCATCCTTGGATCTTTGCAAAATTTGAGatctaatgaaaaatgttaCAATTAGTGAAAAAACAACGGTGAGGATTACCAGCATGAAATTTATGGGGAACGGGTTCATGTTGAAAGTGGTATGCGTCCATTTATCTAATAAGTTTTGACTCATATTGAAAATCCCACAAATGCAAGATAATAACCCATAAACAGTACCAAATGTGTCAAAACCAAAGACCTTCGAAGAATAATCAGAAACAACTGTGTAATAGAATGGTCTATAGACTACCAGTAATGCTATCCCTACTAGGTTGCAGATGAATGAGTTTGGAATCAACCCAAAAATACCTATGGCGATTGAAATAGTGAATAATACTGTAAGGGTTGTCAAAGTATCTGTATGATCCAAGAGCAATCCAATAAAAGGTATAGAAATAGCACCACCGAGTGGAAGTAACATATCGAAAATTGAGTTTAATTTTAGTGCTAACTCAGGATCATTTAataaatattcttcttgaGTTCTGACGGTAGCAATAAAATAGTTAATTCTTAGCATTGCCACAAGAGTAAATAAAAGCATCAAGTAAAACCACGgactttttatttgttctaAAGCAGATTTTCCATGTAAGACTCCAAATATACCGCCAGACTTTTTCAGCAATTTTCCTTCAACATAAGTTTCAAGTActgattttcttctctgttttcttgatgGAGAAGTAGCTATTGGGCCTTCCTCATCCTCCATTGAAATCAATGATCGCCGTTCCTGTTCATCAGGGATGATTCCAGACCCTGTATCGCCCTCAATGAGTCTTCCATCTTCGTCTAAGCCTTCTACAGCAATTTTGGCTATGTGGTTAACGGTTTTGTAGGACGAATGAGGCATGATAGTGAGTTGGCACACAAGAATAAACAACGGaacaaataaataaatagtgaaaaatttggagaCATTTAAGTTAGGATACcaattttgatataatAACCTATAAATCAAAAACAGGGCAGATGACGAATCAAATGATCCCGTTAGTAGAGCCAATATGGTCCCTGATCTTTGTGGGAAACTGTTGGCCAACTGGAAACATGAAATAAACACAAAGGGACCCGCAATGGCTAAAAATGTGTAACCAACAAGATATGGGTCCCAAATTGATGCTAGATGTTTGGCAGAAATGAAATTGCCGCATGCTAGGAACAAGAGACCAGATCCTATTATTCCACAGACGCGGGGTCCATACATATCCAAAATCTTTCCTACAGGCAG from Saccharomyces mikatae IFO 1815 strain IFO1815 genome assembly, chromosome: 13 encodes:
- the ERG8 gene encoding phosphomevalonate kinase (similar to Saccharomyces cerevisiae ERG8 (YMR220W); ancestral locus Anc_8.737), with protein sequence MSELRAFSAPGKALLAGGYLVLDPKYEAFVVGLSARMHAVAHPYDSLQESDKFVVRVKSKQFKDGEWLYSISPKTNFIPVSVSGSKNPFIEKVIANVFSYFKPSLDDYSSRNLFVIDIFSDDAYHSQEDSVTKHHGNRRLSFHSHRIEEVPKTGLGSSAGLVTVLTTALASFFVPDLADNVDKYRKMIHNLSQVSHCQAQGKIGSGFDVAAAAYGSIKYRRFPPALISNLPEIGTVTYADKLVHLVEEVAWNITIENNHLPSGLVLWMGDIKSGSETVKLVQKVKKWYDTHTPDSLEVYTELDHANSRFMDGLSELDRLYESHDHYSTQLFESIKRNDSSCQNYSEITHTRDAVATIRHCFRKITKESGADIEPPIQTKLLNDCQALEGVLTCLIPGAGGYDAIAVIALQDVDLKAQTAGDERFSKVQWLDVSQADWGVRKEEDPEEYFDK
- the FMP42 gene encoding Fmp42p (similar to Saccharomyces cerevisiae YMR221C; ancestral locus Anc_8.739); the encoded protein is MATKRTLRYAQIACACIWCLFSAGIVFGFAALKPILISEGVYHELCDSENGDELLCTAQDLKLNFIFALSATVTNVMALPVGKILDMYGPRVCGIIGSGLLFLACGNFISAKHLASIWDPYLVGYTFLAIAGPFVFISCFQLANSFPQRSGTILALLTGSFDSSSALFLIYRLLYQNWYPNLNVSKFFTIYLFVPLFILVCQLTIMPHSSYKTVNHIAKIAVEGLDEDGRLIEGDTGSGIIPDEQERRSLISMEDEEGPIATSPSRKQRRKSVLETYVEGKLLKKSGGIFGVLHGKSALEQIKSPWFYLMLLFTLVAMLRINYFIATVRTQEEYLLNDPELALKLNSIFDMLLPLGGAISIPFIGLLLDHTDTLTTLTVLFTISIAIGIFGLIPNSFICNLVGIALLVVYRPFYYTVVSDYSSKVFGFDTFGTVYGLLSCICGIFNMSQNLLDKWTHTTFNMNPFPINFMLVILTVVFSLIVTFFIRSQILQRSKDARTFPSNYQTI
- the TRS130 gene encoding transport protein particle complex II subunit TRS130 (similar to Saccharomyces cerevisiae TRS130 (YMR218C); ancestral locus Anc_8.735), with protein sequence MDSESYCGSVPLSYFDPFDLFESLKPEFQQILPLDNIHWKAFDGTVRTVNKLPIELIPENRGEADKSDNEQPFIRFLIVNCISIDQYRTKVRPLVRQWLPNLESVSSSTVHKMVYKPIILLYANSELVDSNLFKSVSLVEKFGKDFPHIQTLEVRSVYRSSKDRQEFWNQFSQQIKASVLSIFQQRLKHLQNLLANLRKGNNFEEQLLTREKLYELYVVFNVLEDASLELQKIKKEILHRNMNMPDGNLQIPFESSSKSDESLGSIIIEGTLDKFQLHRYFFIRRLRLLRLEDQALTAFVSAYQLIKNFIEAISIEYKNSVRLLEFKHYFISSMLSYFPSHNISNTLLCEIRAELLMLKRDNWVQGVMSTSGYVLMDKCYPSTGVLYKFDLLKETFPNEMVFRENFLSLTKEILSLFNKCGGKRRRIVDILSIEIGLLYYQGERYEEAVSLFLSCYEYYTHTNWNNIGLKILQVFIDSLSHCPELGVLEIDGESISATAVLSNAFLNILKLCKDTNDKETWWKKLIDLQMKKSINLIYSLDGLFEVSINPKVHLMRANVYGIEVNLTSNGFPEDIITKNMRFSLKNMSGEVIVFEAGDFSLMKAKNKLILECKNIMYGDFFPLSFEIIVGGITFVKDFSETEDEIIVVPEIYCKESTKILVNQAHNLNLGEYALELTSVHIDDLESLQVEVEVQKNAGHIKNVPVSFSMNETLVTKKFTNSFENIRLEYYLMDQTTAFDLLIKTSFDKKNDQGSFSEIKRVHVECYLQVSVSVEDIFKKDKFFFKFLLNSSIREEPVILYSSQLSAPVTQNDYIIHGNYTTTTPAIITFDGNDSFVNCYDIIANSNFDSKDIFNLKVRYNTLKEQLDCFITDAVLIEGDVEWFVRFEKWKLYWELEILKNLKYDYDAFKENKVIKLIKASLDLNKTKWRLRKLSIEETVLDKMLICLNKVRRGIAVCNTDMDEYVNNLVPKQLTVPVQLPSFDQFFHVQFKSTRIESDAPQDIIFSIGNPISYSVVVENLSEQWGQEIINDGGYVFEILSSNEWLIHGQKRCAIKEKITKFDVHLIPLKKGYLNFPHVEIANIYGKSCRVDHSNAFESILIF
- the ESC1 gene encoding Esc1p (similar to Saccharomyces cerevisiae ESC1 (YMR219W); ancestral locus Anc_8.736), producing MPEKEDTSKSTANPLNLTTPRRKLKILSSLLDAKECHSTQNQHNYPSRNINKYKVAKPTRQSLLRETVSFRRSDHIRNKSLHEDSTKALDWVGSLINRGKSILTTLEDEDALFERELEEERQRFQLHESLMNKYTESSKSHQRLIDLRKHQYGTDTSFQNNDEIPLDSFISSPLPEADDNTPSNIDSDADEDLKGNQPSINSFSLGSSESDFSGKEENTDNQSDSSIVIISDQEYKEEETPQGISSEDEYDVQEEKKSSMREIERVSEDGDGMQNNYEKDEEELEGSIDFSKYMQPKTGNIDNSVIVEGESSQRQNCEDYSKNGALYSGSVNISVEDESGDEEDQTGSYSTNDEIIHYPNQKELDNKKLINNSQSLANEQEDTDNITEYENPSFENDIFIQSEREQQESDGQSENCDIINFSSDEYSYQNNSGDEYSEKALKDDVEPVIEEGEQHTVDRKDNEVDAHSVGSNLHQQKQIIEISPNNLYDLATRAILQMQQSESSFRSQREEKVSGSDQEHSGRVDVLTTSSEDVEVQPTSQKVTSCYPRNEKVKVDQDGTRPFDDVMYEKTSEKRVNSATEESSSSLSTDKGLNKSSIVTEDSVYYSLDDIDVVPENLIDAPFLEHQAAFGYEVVFTGSVYSSTSSEDNAEVMPQEVDYVSPFINDPFCLSNDDCEENNEILTSTLAALTPAFDDKEAKVRGSGTMQSCSISKSEGTNILPASRKSKQMSDSDEITETANFKEGNTHDEKEKDDEIFSTMAISADKSIDDNMDEKYFSAVNYTNITEDSSFQEVIEPATDVEETSSLYVESANKVENSSGNENGEKNENVNTTQDKFVADPPENYQRSVNGINFSSVELITKDEDLGEELPENNPANHEVHPGMDFEKQHQGRSSQNSLHEENDTNLEDNHEVHDSRHGHDEEYEKVFDEKDLTGPEFGHTENRKDSTTIGTKKGVPGFIKREKEAAYANYEEEVLSKTTNASSSVDIHSNSVLNENFDQEENPKYEEIEEKIIIQNVNTNEAQFSIIETFDEVVTENKTKNLEKSCIEERHHDVLSGTKTTIFGNKHEEKPNMHNIVSQFPPDFEQKYDRTTEHNFGDSTKDNVEIPVSNTESHPDDRLRPESNHTSVFSSPIRVFETVAKGVGKVVDLAESFVKKIDVMDSESDDENEEDLERKVPSNTSDNIESIVINERDSDEDEESTFEEAIPKIPSGDNNSHAIRIDAEKNDNNERESCLGSYSDVSEKELKDKRSLQDSKGSPANGLLLEKHEQNENRNQEGEDEEPIYGEKTSVNTHVSDLNDIKRQKLLKNLSDLQYYSQRLTHGFGRGTTQEESKVINTSAHQDFTFENSDENEYARVIEEDSVSELDISNQFTTYEEHIPKKQDKSIDELHSEPEEGELFVLESKGPTQKETFCKSDVDGEQLGIPSTDLPSDPPSDREGTAGFYANLNSDNAATEMNVRTSPEVYEIFSDTPNEAPIEIGDQSPNSVLGKGNATTMTPVLDGKSEDTVNHDVVNEASDNFINIKVTEAEEPEAQAVDIPIEVDVKEEQEKMSSNSNLDEQKLNTEQSNDVEELGINSAEEINRRGDKVKAKKKSRKRNYNNRRRKRKITEDSPATSNSKRLKKHEAKERGKNTHRSANK